Proteins encoded by one window of Dokdonella sp.:
- a CDS encoding DUF1501 domain-containing protein yields the protein MTSRRRFLKHSVASLAGAGLFGAFGNLRVLAAAANQYVFPAGDFKALVCVYLNGGNDSFNSIVPYSTQAYADYRSSRTVLIANGGLAFDQATLAANALNPLAASGGLPGGLPSDGASYGAHPALAELRGLFNSGQAAIIANVGTLLHPTSQAAYQNGSVAVPPQLFSHSDQTTYWQTSRPDDANANGWGGRIADRMQAANTGAIPVCISLSNNNLFQRGDVVDNYSVSPSGVEKMSYLGGGPESWVIGAPGQNQAGIAAWDALLTEGSQQHVFERTYADRARSAVASYGIVDAALSAAPPLATPFPDSSLGAQLRMAARLIQVRGALGMARQIFYVSVGNYDTHNYQVDHQHDNLAQLSQALAAFHAATVELGVAGSVTAFTASDFGRSLASNGDGTDHGWGGHHFVVGGAVRGQRFYGRMPSLRANNNPDETGFGQIIPTTALDQYAATLAAWFGVSAGDIADIFPALSRFDTPNLGFMG from the coding sequence ATGACAAGCCGCCGCCGATTCCTCAAGCACAGCGTTGCCTCGCTCGCCGGCGCGGGCCTGTTTGGCGCCTTCGGCAACCTGCGTGTGCTGGCCGCCGCGGCCAACCAGTACGTGTTCCCCGCCGGCGACTTCAAGGCGCTGGTCTGCGTCTACCTCAATGGCGGCAACGACAGCTTCAACAGCATCGTGCCGTACTCGACCCAGGCCTACGCCGACTACCGCAGCTCGCGCACCGTGCTGATCGCCAACGGCGGACTCGCCTTCGACCAGGCCACGCTGGCGGCAAATGCGTTGAATCCGCTCGCGGCGAGCGGCGGTCTGCCCGGCGGCCTGCCGTCCGATGGCGCGAGCTACGGCGCGCATCCGGCCCTGGCCGAGCTGCGCGGACTGTTCAACAGCGGCCAGGCAGCAATCATCGCCAATGTCGGCACGCTGTTGCATCCGACCAGCCAGGCCGCCTACCAGAACGGCAGCGTGGCCGTGCCCCCGCAACTGTTCTCGCATTCGGACCAGACCACCTACTGGCAGACCTCGCGCCCGGACGATGCCAACGCGAACGGCTGGGGCGGGCGCATCGCCGACCGCATGCAGGCGGCGAACACCGGCGCTATCCCGGTGTGCATCTCGCTGTCGAACAACAACCTGTTCCAGCGCGGCGATGTCGTCGACAACTATTCGGTGTCGCCGAGCGGCGTCGAGAAGATGAGCTATCTCGGCGGAGGACCCGAGTCCTGGGTGATCGGCGCACCCGGGCAGAACCAGGCGGGCATCGCCGCATGGGATGCCCTGCTCACCGAAGGCTCGCAGCAGCACGTGTTCGAACGCACCTATGCCGACCGTGCACGCAGTGCGGTCGCCAGCTACGGCATCGTCGATGCCGCGTTGTCCGCTGCGCCGCCACTGGCCACGCCGTTCCCGGATTCGTCCCTAGGCGCACAGCTGAGGATGGCCGCCCGCCTGATCCAGGTACGCGGCGCACTTGGCATGGCCCGCCAGATATTCTACGTCTCGGTCGGCAACTACGACACGCACAACTACCAGGTCGACCACCAGCACGACAACCTCGCCCAGCTCTCGCAGGCACTTGCCGCCTTCCACGCGGCCACGGTCGAACTCGGCGTGGCCGGTTCGGTGACTGCCTTCACCGCCTCGGATTTCGGTCGCTCGCTGGCATCCAATGGCGATGGCACCGACCATGGCTGGGGCGGCCATCACTTCGTCGTCGGCGGTGCCGTGCGTGGACAGCGCTTTTACGGACGCATGCCTTCGCTGCGCGCGAACAACAATCCGGATGAAACCGGCTTCGGCCAGATCATCCCGACCACCGCGCTGGACCAGTACGCGGCAACCCTCGCCGCCTGGTTCGGCGTCAGTGCCGGTGACATCGCCGACATCTTCCCGGCGTTGTCACGCTTCGACACGCCGAATCTCGGGTTCATGGGCTGA
- the secA gene encoding preprotein translocase subunit SecA has protein sequence MFQRLLTGIFGSRNDRILRALQTNVDKINALEPRFQALDDDALRGMTGQFRERLAAGETLDALLPEAFATVREAARRVIGLRHYDEQLIGGMVLHMGKIAEMRTGEGKTLVGTLPVYLNALEGKGVHVVTVNDYLARRDSAWMGRIYGFLGLTVGVVYPGMDHGNKRGAYAADITYGTNNEFGFDYLRDNMALSKEQRYQRPLNYAIVDEVDSILIDEARTPLIISGPTDESPQLYVKVNRIVPKLVRQDKEDGEGDFWVDEKQKQVHLSEAGMEHAEELLRRDGILGEDESLYDSKHLAVVHHLNAALRAHSLFQRDVDYIVRDGEVTIVDEFTGRTLAGRRWSDGLHQAVEAKEGVPIQRENQTLGSITFQNYFRLYRKLAGMTGTADTEAFEFQSIYGLEVVVIPTHRPMIRRDEPDVVFLKAKNKYDAILEDIRDCWERGQPVLVGTTSIETSEYLAGLLRKAGIPHEVLNAKQHEREAIIVAQAGRPKAVTIATNMAGRGTDIVLGGSLEAELAALPPETPEGERARIEAEWKERHDHVLAIGGLRIIGTERHESRRIDNQLRGRSGRQGDAGSSRFYLSLEDNLLRIFMGERVAGLMRMFGMKEDDAIQDRMLTKQIMNAQRKVEAQNFDYRKNVLEFDDVANDQRKVIYEQRNELLDSEGIGETVAAIRQDVFAELVRRHVPPNSVDEQWNIPALEAELESEFGLKLDLRRWLEDQDEADAEDVLAHVEDAAARLFREKETLLGDETMRSLEKHVMLSVLDNAWKEHLTSMDYLRQGIYLRGYAQKQPKQEFKRESFELFQRMLERIKFDVVQLLTRVRIRSEEEVAAMEAQQRAQAEAQARAMQFQHAEPAGFGGAAAAAEDEARGQARAQAMPVMRDAPKVGRNDPCPCGSGKKFKHCHGALS, from the coding sequence ATGTTTCAACGCCTCCTGACCGGCATCTTCGGCAGCCGCAACGACCGCATCCTGCGTGCATTGCAGACGAATGTCGACAAGATCAACGCGCTTGAACCACGTTTCCAGGCGCTGGACGACGATGCGCTGCGCGGCATGACCGGGCAGTTCCGCGAGCGTCTCGCCGCCGGCGAGACGCTCGATGCGCTGTTGCCGGAAGCCTTCGCCACCGTGCGCGAGGCGGCCAGACGTGTGATCGGCCTGCGTCACTACGACGAGCAGCTGATCGGCGGCATGGTCCTGCACATGGGCAAGATCGCCGAGATGCGCACGGGCGAAGGCAAGACACTGGTCGGCACGCTGCCGGTCTACCTCAACGCACTGGAAGGCAAGGGCGTCCACGTCGTCACCGTCAACGACTACCTCGCGCGGCGCGACTCGGCTTGGATGGGCCGCATCTACGGCTTCCTCGGCCTGACCGTCGGTGTCGTCTATCCGGGCATGGACCATGGCAACAAGCGCGGCGCCTACGCCGCCGACATCACCTACGGCACCAACAACGAATTCGGCTTCGACTACCTGCGTGACAACATGGCGCTGTCGAAGGAGCAACGCTACCAGCGCCCGCTCAACTACGCGATCGTCGACGAGGTCGACTCGATCCTGATCGACGAAGCGCGCACGCCGCTCATCATCTCCGGGCCTACCGACGAGTCTCCCCAGCTGTACGTCAAGGTCAACCGCATCGTTCCGAAGCTCGTGCGCCAGGACAAGGAGGACGGCGAGGGCGATTTCTGGGTCGACGAGAAGCAGAAGCAGGTACATCTCTCGGAGGCCGGCATGGAGCATGCCGAGGAGCTGTTGCGCCGCGACGGCATCCTCGGCGAGGACGAGAGCCTGTACGACTCCAAGCATCTCGCCGTCGTCCACCATCTCAATGCGGCGCTGCGCGCACATTCGCTGTTCCAGCGTGATGTCGACTACATCGTGCGCGACGGTGAAGTCACCATCGTCGACGAGTTCACCGGCCGCACCCTGGCCGGGCGCCGCTGGTCGGATGGTCTGCACCAGGCTGTCGAGGCGAAGGAAGGCGTGCCGATCCAGCGCGAGAACCAGACCCTCGGCTCGATCACCTTCCAGAACTACTTCCGCCTGTACCGCAAGCTCGCCGGCATGACCGGCACGGCCGACACCGAAGCCTTCGAGTTCCAGTCGATCTACGGCCTCGAAGTCGTGGTCATCCCAACCCACCGGCCGATGATCCGCAGGGATGAACCTGACGTTGTCTTCCTCAAGGCGAAGAACAAGTACGATGCGATCCTCGAGGACATCAGGGACTGCTGGGAGCGCGGTCAGCCCGTGCTGGTCGGCACGACCTCGATCGAGACCTCGGAATATCTCGCCGGACTGCTGCGCAAGGCGGGCATACCGCATGAGGTCCTCAACGCCAAGCAGCACGAGCGCGAGGCGATCATCGTCGCCCAGGCCGGTCGTCCCAAGGCGGTGACGATCGCCACCAACATGGCCGGTCGCGGCACCGATATCGTGCTCGGCGGCAGCCTCGAGGCCGAACTCGCCGCATTGCCGCCGGAGACGCCCGAAGGTGAGCGTGCGCGAATCGAAGCCGAGTGGAAGGAGCGCCACGATCACGTACTGGCGATTGGCGGCCTGCGCATCATCGGCACTGAACGTCATGAGTCGCGCCGCATCGACAACCAGCTGCGCGGTCGCTCTGGCCGCCAGGGCGACGCGGGTTCGAGTCGTTTCTACCTCTCCCTCGAAGACAACCTGCTGCGCATCTTCATGGGCGAGCGCGTCGCTGGCCTCATGCGCATGTTCGGCATGAAGGAAGACGACGCGATCCAAGATCGCATGCTGACCAAGCAGATCATGAATGCGCAGCGCAAGGTCGAGGCACAGAACTTCGACTATCGCAAGAACGTGCTCGAGTTCGACGACGTTGCCAATGACCAGCGCAAGGTCATCTACGAACAGCGCAACGAGTTGCTCGACAGCGAAGGCATCGGCGAGACCGTCGCGGCGATCCGGCAGGACGTGTTCGCCGAGCTCGTGCGCCGCCACGTGCCGCCGAACTCGGTCGACGAGCAGTGGAACATTCCCGCGCTCGAGGCCGAGCTCGAATCGGAGTTCGGCCTCAAGCTCGATCTCCGGCGCTGGCTCGAGGATCAGGACGAAGCCGACGCCGAGGATGTGCTCGCCCATGTCGAGGATGCCGCCGCACGCCTGTTCCGTGAGAAGGAAACCCTGCTCGGCGACGAGACCATGCGTTCACTCGAGAAACACGTGATGCTGTCTGTACTCGACAATGCATGGAAGGAGCACCTGACCAGCATGGACTACCTGCGCCAGGGCATCTATCTGCGTGGCTATGCGCAGAAGCAGCCCAAACAGGAGTTCAAGCGCGAGTCGTTCGAGCTGTTCCAGCGCATGCTCGAGCGCATCAAGTTCGATGTCGTCCAGTTGCTGACGCGTGTGCGCATACGCAGCGAGGAGGAGGTTGCGGCGATGGAAGCGCAGCAACGCGCCCAGGCCGAGGCGCAGGCCCGTGCGATGCAATTCCAGCACGCAGAACCGGCAGGTTTCGGTGGCGCCGCCGCCGCCGCGGAGGACGAGGCCCGAGGTCAGGCTCGCGCGCAGGCGATGCCGGTCATGCGCGACGCCCCCAAGGTCGGCCGCAACGACCCGTGTCCCTGTGGCTCCGGCAAGAAGTTCAAGCACTGCCACGGCGCGCTGAGCTGA
- a CDS encoding valine--tRNA ligase — translation MEKSFEPGQIEPKWYARWEAAGCFKPHGEGAPYCILLPPPNVTGTLHMGHAFQQTIMDALARYHRMLGCRTLWQGGTDHAGIATQKIVENQLAAQGRSRHDLGRDAFVERVWEWKEQSGSTITNQMRRLGASVDWSRERFTMDEGLSAAVRKVFVEWYRAGLLYRGRRLVNWDPVLMTAVSDLEVDSQEKDGSLWSIRYPATDGGEGVVVATTRPETMLGDVAVAVHPEDERYAHLVGQKLVLPLTGREIPVIADDYVEREFGTGCVKITPAHDFNDWQVGARHRLEPIVILTLDAKITDDAPTAYRGLDRYAARKQILADLEAQGLLVETKKHKLQVPVSQRSDAVIEPMLTDQWFLDLTRETRIDGKPGPGGRRAITEPALAAVRDGAIRFVPENWSTTYNQWLENIQDWCVSRQLWWGHQIPAWYDEAGNIFVGENETDAVAHSNVVPVGALKQDEDVLDTWFSSALWPFSTMGWPNSGPTSEGGRVVAQWGEDQAFLPSAVLVTGFDIIFFWVARMVMATVYFTGKVPFRDVYINAIVRDAEGQKMSKSKGNTIDPLDLIDGIEREALVAKSTASLLIPQVREKVEKRIRKDYPDGIAAVGADAVRFTFAALATYGRTINFDLKRAEGYKNFCNKLWNAARFVLLNTETGGTAPAFPPPPGDGGTATPGEGLGCAQRLPATAAEHWILSRLASTLDEVRAQFASYRFDLVAQALYEFVWNDYCDWFLELAKPALNGDDAGAAASTRMTLLRVLEAILRALHPITPFITEEIWHSVAPRLGIEGDSVSVRAYPQAGDFGAGLDMQAIADVEWLRAVLSAVRRIRSEMNIAPGKQIPLLYAKGDAGDRERTARFAAQIGFLARTQSQQWLDAGSEEPASATAIIGDLRVLIPLAGLIDLGAEKARLDKEIKRIDGEIGKSQAKLANFAASTPAAVVDKERQRLAEFNTTLAALKEQAARLGAG, via the coding sequence ATGGAAAAGAGTTTCGAACCCGGCCAGATTGAACCGAAGTGGTATGCCCGCTGGGAAGCCGCCGGCTGCTTCAAGCCGCACGGCGAGGGTGCTCCGTACTGCATCCTGCTGCCGCCGCCGAACGTCACCGGCACCCTGCACATGGGCCATGCCTTCCAGCAGACGATCATGGACGCACTCGCGCGCTACCACCGCATGCTTGGCTGCCGCACGCTGTGGCAGGGCGGCACCGATCACGCCGGCATCGCCACGCAGAAGATCGTCGAGAACCAGCTCGCCGCGCAGGGACGCTCACGCCACGACCTCGGCCGCGATGCCTTCGTCGAGCGTGTCTGGGAATGGAAGGAGCAGTCCGGCTCGACGATCACCAACCAGATGCGCCGCCTCGGTGCCTCGGTCGACTGGTCGCGCGAACGCTTCACGATGGACGAGGGCCTCTCGGCCGCGGTACGCAAGGTATTCGTCGAGTGGTACCGCGCCGGCCTGCTCTACCGCGGCCGGCGCCTGGTCAATTGGGACCCGGTGCTGATGACGGCCGTCTCCGACCTCGAGGTGGACAGCCAGGAGAAGGATGGTTCGCTATGGTCGATCCGCTATCCAGCGACCGACGGGGGCGAAGGCGTCGTCGTCGCGACCACGCGCCCGGAAACGATGCTCGGCGACGTCGCCGTGGCCGTGCATCCGGAAGACGAACGCTATGCACACCTGGTAGGCCAAAAGCTCGTGCTGCCGCTGACCGGACGCGAGATCCCGGTGATCGCCGACGACTACGTCGAACGTGAGTTCGGCACCGGCTGCGTGAAGATCACGCCGGCGCACGACTTCAACGACTGGCAGGTCGGCGCGCGTCACCGCCTCGAACCGATCGTCATCCTGACCCTCGACGCGAAAATCACCGACGACGCGCCCACGGCCTACCGCGGCCTCGACCGCTACGCGGCACGCAAGCAGATCCTCGCCGACCTGGAGGCTCAGGGCCTGCTCGTCGAAACGAAGAAGCACAAGCTGCAGGTACCGGTCAGCCAGCGCAGCGACGCGGTCATCGAGCCGATGCTGACCGACCAGTGGTTCCTCGACCTTACCCGCGAGACGCGCATCGACGGCAAGCCCGGTCCGGGCGGCCGTCGTGCGATCACTGAGCCCGCGCTCGCCGCCGTGCGCGACGGCGCGATCCGCTTCGTACCGGAGAACTGGTCGACCACCTACAACCAGTGGCTCGAGAACATCCAGGACTGGTGCGTGAGCCGCCAGCTCTGGTGGGGCCACCAGATCCCGGCCTGGTACGACGAAGCCGGCAACATCTTCGTCGGCGAGAACGAAACCGATGCCGTCGCACATTCCAACGTGGTACCGGTCGGTGCGCTGAAGCAGGACGAGGACGTGCTCGACACCTGGTTCTCGTCGGCGCTGTGGCCGTTCTCGACAATGGGTTGGCCAAACTCCGGCCCGACCAGCGAGGGTGGCCGAGTCGTCGCTCAATGGGGAGAGGACCAGGCCTTCCTGCCCAGTGCAGTGCTCGTGACCGGCTTCGACATCATCTTCTTCTGGGTCGCGCGCATGGTCATGGCGACGGTTTATTTCACCGGCAAGGTGCCATTTCGCGATGTCTACATCAACGCCATCGTGCGCGACGCAGAAGGCCAGAAGATGTCGAAATCCAAGGGCAACACGATCGACCCGCTCGACCTCATCGACGGCATCGAGCGCGAAGCCCTGGTTGCCAAGTCCACTGCCTCGCTGCTGATTCCGCAGGTACGCGAAAAGGTCGAGAAGCGCATCCGCAAGGACTATCCCGACGGTATCGCCGCAGTCGGCGCCGACGCCGTGCGCTTCACTTTCGCCGCGCTGGCCACGTATGGCCGCACGATCAACTTCGACCTCAAGCGCGCCGAGGGTTACAAGAACTTCTGCAACAAGCTGTGGAACGCGGCGCGCTTCGTGCTTTTGAATACGGAAACGGGCGGGACAGCGCCTGCCTTCCCTCCCCCGCCGGGAGACGGTGGCACGGCGACGCCGGGTGAGGGTTTGGGTTGCGCGCAGCGCTTGCCCGCCACCGCCGCCGAGCACTGGATACTGTCGCGCCTCGCGTCGACACTCGACGAAGTGCGGGCGCAGTTCGCCAGCTACCGCTTCGATCTGGTCGCCCAGGCGCTCTACGAGTTCGTCTGGAACGACTACTGCGACTGGTTCCTCGAACTGGCCAAACCCGCCCTCAACGGCGATGACGCCGGCGCAGCGGCCTCGACGCGCATGACTCTGCTGCGCGTGCTCGAAGCGATCCTGCGCGCGCTGCACCCGATCACGCCGTTCATTACCGAGGAGATCTGGCACTCGGTGGCACCACGGCTGGGCATCGAAGGCGACAGCGTGTCGGTACGTGCCTATCCGCAAGCCGGCGATTTCGGCGCGGGCCTCGACATGCAGGCCATCGCCGACGTCGAATGGCTGCGCGCCGTGCTCTCGGCCGTGCGCCGCATCCGCAGCGAGATGAACATTGCACCGGGCAAGCAGATTCCCCTGCTGTACGCAAAGGGTGACGCCGGCGACCGCGAGCGCACGGCACGCTTCGCAGCGCAGATCGGCTTCCTCGCACGCACGCAATCGCAGCAGTGGCTCGATGCCGGCAGCGAGGAACCCGCCTCGGCCACCGCCATCATCGGCGACCTGCGCGTGCTCATCCCGCTGGCCGGCCTGATCGATCTCGGTGCCGAGAAAGCGCGCCTCGACAAGGAGATCAAGCGCATCGATGGTGAAATCGGCAAATCGCAGGCCAAGCTCGCCAACTTCGCCGCGAGCACACCGGCGGCCGTGGTCGACAAGGAACGTCAGCGCCTGGCCGAGTTCAACACGACGCTGGCCGCGCTCAAGGAACAGGCCGCACGCCTCGGCGCAGGCTGA
- a CDS encoding DUF1800 domain-containing protein has product MIRRTLINAAGFVLLMVATVAVAQSHRPDAMLRHGFESAADGPYSDAEAARFLAQATFGPTLADIAHLRAIGYRAWIDEQFAQPVATQIPYLDWVNGIPGNDVTDGTRVEAWTINALGTPDPSRGMARPTDQLRQRMAFALSEIFVVSNKNGTLVYQPWALASWYDMLANNAFGNYRELLEDVTLHPAMGIYLTHLGNQKYNEALNIRPDENYAREVMQLFSIGLVQLNQDGTPVLVGGQPQPTYDQATVRGLAAVLTGWIWSNEGCGPGSYVCCTAATFNYCGPYNDYDRPVWRHPMQPIEAFHDNTSAKQLLIYPGVALPGGVLAPGGNAQTELTVALDNLFGHPNIGPFIARRLIQRFVTSNPTPAYVQRVAAAFANNGSGVRGDLKAMLRAILLDPEARFGQWFNAERFGKLREPLIRNTHLWRSMDAIAPSGRIVTLTPYPAIEDWYGQGPLSSPSVFNFFRPDFRAHGEISARGLDSPEFQIVSDSYMVSTANRLFSVSLCWYRTGTNYDGSCWADNFNGSRTLYLDIGRDSTLATNDPAGLIERYNLLFMSGQMSPFMRETLLTRLNAISGNNRARLRIQHALYLILNSPEYVVQK; this is encoded by the coding sequence ATGATTCGACGCACCCTGATCAACGCAGCCGGTTTCGTGCTTCTGATGGTGGCGACGGTCGCGGTGGCGCAAAGCCATCGTCCCGACGCGATGTTGCGCCATGGTTTCGAGAGTGCGGCCGACGGGCCCTACAGCGATGCCGAGGCGGCGCGCTTCCTTGCCCAGGCGACATTCGGGCCGACCCTGGCCGACATCGCCCACCTGCGCGCGATCGGCTATCGCGCCTGGATCGACGAGCAGTTCGCCCAGCCGGTGGCGACGCAGATCCCGTATCTCGACTGGGTCAACGGCATTCCCGGCAACGACGTCACCGACGGTACGCGCGTCGAGGCCTGGACGATCAATGCGCTGGGTACCCCCGATCCGAGCCGCGGCATGGCGCGACCGACCGATCAGTTGCGTCAGCGCATGGCTTTCGCACTCAGCGAGATCTTCGTCGTCTCCAACAAGAACGGCACCCTGGTGTACCAGCCGTGGGCCCTGGCCAGTTGGTACGACATGCTCGCCAACAACGCCTTCGGCAACTACCGCGAGTTGCTCGAGGACGTGACCCTGCATCCGGCGATGGGCATCTACCTCACCCATCTCGGCAATCAGAAGTACAACGAGGCGCTGAACATCCGTCCGGATGAGAACTATGCGCGCGAAGTCATGCAACTGTTCTCGATCGGTCTCGTCCAGCTCAACCAGGACGGCACGCCGGTCCTGGTCGGTGGCCAGCCACAACCGACCTATGACCAGGCGACCGTGCGCGGTCTCGCCGCCGTGCTGACCGGTTGGATCTGGAGCAACGAGGGCTGCGGACCGGGCTCGTATGTCTGCTGCACGGCTGCCACGTTCAATTACTGCGGACCGTACAACGATTACGACCGGCCGGTCTGGCGGCATCCCATGCAGCCGATCGAGGCCTTCCACGACAACACCAGCGCGAAACAGCTGCTGATCTATCCGGGCGTGGCCCTGCCCGGTGGCGTGCTCGCTCCGGGCGGCAATGCGCAGACCGAACTCACCGTCGCACTCGACAACCTGTTCGGACATCCAAACATCGGCCCGTTCATTGCCAGGCGCCTGATCCAGCGTTTCGTCACCAGCAACCCGACCCCTGCCTACGTGCAGCGTGTCGCTGCAGCATTCGCCAACAACGGCAGCGGTGTGCGCGGCGACCTCAAGGCGATGCTGCGCGCGATCCTGCTCGACCCCGAGGCGCGCTTCGGCCAATGGTTCAATGCAGAACGCTTCGGCAAGCTGCGCGAGCCACTGATCCGCAACACCCATCTTTGGCGTTCAATGGACGCGATCGCGCCGAGCGGGCGCATCGTCACCCTCACACCATACCCGGCGATCGAGGACTGGTACGGACAGGGCCCACTGAGTTCGCCGTCGGTGTTCAATTTCTTCCGACCCGACTTCCGCGCGCACGGCGAGATCAGCGCACGCGGCCTGGATTCGCCGGAGTTCCAGATCGTCAGCGATTCCTACATGGTCAGCACCGCCAACCGCCTGTTCAGTGTGTCACTGTGCTGGTACCGCACGGGCACGAACTATGACGGCAGTTGCTGGGCCGACAATTTCAACGGCAGCCGCACGCTGTACCTCGATATCGGTCGCGATTCGACGCTGGCGACGAACGATCCTGCCGGCCTGATCGAGCGCTACAACCTGCTGTTCATGTCCGGACAGATGTCGCCGTTCATGCGCGAGACGCTGCTGACGCGGCTCAACGCGATCAGCGGCAACAACCGCGCCCGCCTGCGCATCCAGCATGCGCTGTACCTGATCCTCAATTCGCCCGAATACGTGGTGCAGAAATGA
- a CDS encoding LysR substrate-binding domain-containing protein — MTLTQLRCIVAIADAGLNITLAAERVHATQPGLSKQLKQLEGELGFQIFLRKGKSLDAITAGGRQVIERARTILAEAANIRALAANLRSDVNGQLVIVTTHTQARFVLPPVLAALKRRFPEVGIRIEPHGDAELVELLGKGAADLAIVSTAGAAPAAELAIPLFRWERVIVAPRAHPLAALGRPLRIDDIAAQPLVSYESSLAAESSLRRAFAAAGHVPKFAVTARDADLIKTYVRAGLGVGILAEMAFADEDLVDLRVLPADGLLPTCTAWVVLRRDRVLRDYALDVIATLAPHLDRRDLVRVVQRAAEPDWPSPPHWHQLDDRGRLVRAA, encoded by the coding sequence ATGACCCTGACCCAGCTGCGCTGCATCGTCGCCATCGCCGATGCCGGCCTCAACATCACCCTCGCCGCCGAACGCGTGCACGCCACCCAGCCGGGCCTGTCGAAACAACTCAAGCAGCTCGAAGGCGAACTCGGATTCCAGATCTTCCTGCGCAAGGGCAAGAGCCTCGACGCGATCACCGCTGGCGGGCGTCAGGTCATCGAGCGCGCGCGCACGATCCTCGCCGAGGCGGCCAACATCCGTGCACTGGCGGCGAACCTGCGCAGCGATGTGAATGGCCAGCTCGTCATCGTCACCACGCATACGCAGGCACGCTTCGTGCTGCCGCCGGTCCTGGCTGCGCTCAAGCGGCGTTTTCCCGAAGTGGGCATCCGCATCGAACCGCATGGCGATGCCGAACTCGTCGAGCTGCTCGGCAAGGGTGCGGCTGATCTCGCCATCGTCAGCACGGCCGGCGCGGCACCTGCGGCTGAACTGGCAATACCGCTGTTCCGCTGGGAACGCGTGATCGTGGCGCCGCGTGCACACCCGCTGGCTGCGCTCGGACGCCCGCTGCGCATCGACGACATCGCCGCGCAGCCGCTGGTCAGCTACGAATCCTCGCTGGCAGCGGAATCCTCGCTGCGGCGCGCCTTCGCCGCCGCCGGTCATGTGCCGAAGTTCGCCGTCACCGCGCGTGATGCCGATCTCATCAAGACCTATGTTCGCGCCGGCCTCGGCGTCGGGATACTCGCCGAGATGGCATTCGCGGACGAGGATCTGGTCGATCTGCGTGTACTGCCGGCCGACGGCCTGTTGCCGACCTGCACAGCCTGGGTCGTACTGCGTCGCGATCGCGTGCTGCGCGACTACGCGCTTGATGTCATTGCCACGCTGGCTCCGCACCTGGACCGCCGCGACCTCGTGCGTGTCGTCCAGCGTGCGGCCGAGCCTGATTGGCCGAGTCCGCCGCACTGGCATCAACTGGATGATCGCGGCCGGCTCGTGCGCGCCGCGTAG
- the cysK gene encoding cysteine synthase A — translation MPFDSILDTIGRTPTVRLQRLAPKHVDLHVKVESFNPGGSVKDRLALAIVLDAEQSGALKPGQTIVEATSGNTGIALAMVAAARGYPFVAVMSETFSIERRKLIRAYGGKVILTPAAERGSGMVRKASELAHRHGWFLARQFDNPANPAYHRNTTAAEILREFAGRRLDHFVTGWGTGGTLTGVGEVLRVARPEVEIIASEPAGAALLSGQEWKPHKIQGWTPDFIPAVLNREAAHRIIPVDDIVARDTARALAAQEGILAGLSSGATLAAALEVARGAQEGSVILAMLPDTGERYFSTILFEGVSDASDDDWLATLT, via the coding sequence ATGCCCTTCGACAGCATCCTCGACACGATCGGCCGCACCCCGACCGTCAGACTGCAACGGCTCGCACCCAAGCACGTCGATCTCCACGTCAAGGTGGAGTCGTTCAACCCGGGCGGCTCGGTCAAGGACCGCCTCGCCCTCGCCATCGTGCTCGATGCCGAACAGTCCGGCGCACTCAAGCCCGGACAGACCATCGTCGAGGCGACCTCGGGCAACACCGGCATCGCCCTCGCCATGGTCGCCGCTGCCCGTGGCTATCCGTTCGTCGCGGTGATGAGCGAGACCTTCTCGATCGAACGGCGCAAGCTGATCCGCGCCTACGGCGGCAAGGTGATCCTCACGCCGGCTGCCGAGCGCGGCAGCGGCATGGTGCGCAAGGCTAGCGAGCTCGCACACAGGCACGGCTGGTTCCTTGCCCGCCAGTTCGACAATCCGGCCAATCCGGCCTATCACCGCAATACCACGGCGGCCGAGATCCTGCGCGAGTTCGCCGGACGCCGGCTCGATCACTTCGTCACCGGCTGGGGCACGGGGGGAACCCTGACCGGCGTCGGCGAGGTCCTGCGCGTGGCCCGCCCCGAAGTCGAGATCATCGCCAGTGAACCAGCCGGCGCTGCCTTGCTGTCCGGACAGGAGTGGAAGCCGCACAAGATCCAGGGCTGGACGCCCGACTTCATCCCTGCCGTACTGAACCGCGAAGCGGCGCATCGCATCATCCCGGTCGACGACATCGTCGCCCGCGACACCGCGCGCGCACTCGCCGCGCAGGAAGGCATCCTCGCCGGCCTCTCCTCGGGCGCGACACTCGCCGCCGCACTCGAAGTCGCCAGAGGCGCGCAGGAAGGCTCGGTGATCCTTGCCATGCTGCCGGACACCGGCGAACGCTACTTCTCGACGATCCTGTTCGAGGGTGTCAGCGACGCCTCCGACGACGATTGGCTCGCTACGCTCACCTGA